A part of Candidatus Methylomirabilota bacterium genomic DNA contains:
- a CDS encoding alpha/beta hydrolase: MPIAHVNGVELHYEETGQGVPLVWSHEFGGDTRSWEPQVRYFARRYRVVTYNHRGYPPSAVPKAARDYSQDLLVGDLHQLLKHLGFGPVHLGGCSMGANVARDFAIAHPEMTRSLIMVGAGAGSVNREEFLQGQAATAAALEREGMAALIRHFESAPNRAAFKQKDPRGFAEFLRQVGEHDAQACAHLAREVMSKRKTVFDVEAGLKALRVPTLIMVGDQDAPCVEPSLAMRGRIPHSGLIVFPASGHTLNIEEPGAFNFHVAEFLAAVEGGRWAGWSR; this comes from the coding sequence TCGGCGGCGACACCCGCTCGTGGGAGCCTCAGGTCCGGTACTTTGCCCGGCGTTATCGCGTGGTCACCTACAACCATCGCGGTTATCCGCCCTCGGCCGTCCCCAAGGCCGCCCGCGATTACTCCCAAGACCTCCTGGTCGGTGACCTCCACCAGCTCCTGAAGCATCTCGGCTTCGGCCCCGTGCATCTCGGCGGCTGCTCGATGGGGGCCAACGTCGCCCGCGACTTCGCCATCGCGCATCCGGAGATGACGAGGAGCCTGATCATGGTGGGGGCCGGCGCCGGGTCAGTGAACCGCGAGGAGTTCTTGCAGGGCCAGGCGGCGACGGCGGCGGCCCTCGAGCGCGAGGGCATGGCGGCCCTGATCCGGCACTTCGAGAGCGCGCCGAACCGCGCCGCGTTCAAGCAGAAGGACCCCCGCGGCTTCGCCGAATTCCTGCGCCAGGTCGGCGAGCACGACGCCCAGGCGTGCGCGCACCTGGCCCGGGAGGTGATGTCCAAGCGCAAGACAGTCTTCGACGTGGAGGCGGGGCTGAAGGCGCTGCGCGTCCCGACCCTCATCATGGTGGGCGATCAGGATGCGCCGTGCGTCGAGCCCTCGCTCGCGATGCGCGGCCGCATCCCGCACTCGGGCTTGATCGTGTTTCCGGCCAGCGGTCACACGCTGAACATCGAGGAGCCGGGAGCCTTCAACTTCCACGTCGCCGAGTTCTTGGCCGCCGTCGAGGGCGGCCGCTGGGCCGGCTGGTCACGCTGA
- a CDS encoding UGSC family (seleno)protein, translating to MTIEAKYGVPTVAVHTDKFDRVVRAVAATNGMRGLRQVFVPQPVMGKSARELRAYVDGRDPLTGRPVMQEVIEGLTRPFDDGDLGPAEFDRATPRLVEPDTEENLDRLFLERDWTDKLPIVLPTEGRVAAMVAGTRRKPDEVVGRMRPTHFREAWEYTVEKVAVNAVMAGARPEYFPVILALAATGVSARGSTTSSMAAMAVVNGPMRHEIGMNAGTGALAPYNHANATIGRAYGLLSQNLQGGSVPGLTYMGSMGNNYAYNSVTFAENEERSPWEPFHVQHGLRPTDSAVSVFAGCRSTAFTLGLRERHWREHVGNMLRGMDPHIPPTLLLDPITARQFIDRGGFVKKDALIDWLYEAARMPAGEYWDYQLVQNYLYPRATFGEEPWASKLKAAPDELIPMFRREDIHVVVVGGETNGYWRIMGCTYQKTVSVDAWR from the coding sequence ATGACGATCGAGGCGAAGTACGGCGTCCCTACCGTGGCCGTTCACACCGACAAGTTCGACCGTGTGGTCCGCGCGGTCGCCGCCACCAACGGGATGCGCGGGCTCCGGCAGGTCTTCGTCCCTCAGCCCGTCATGGGCAAGTCCGCCCGCGAGCTGCGCGCCTACGTCGACGGCCGGGACCCGCTCACCGGCCGGCCGGTCATGCAGGAGGTGATCGAGGGGCTGACGCGGCCGTTCGACGACGGAGACCTCGGCCCGGCCGAATTCGACCGGGCCACGCCGCGGCTGGTCGAGCCCGACACCGAGGAGAATCTCGACCGGCTGTTCCTCGAGCGGGATTGGACGGACAAGCTCCCGATCGTCCTGCCCACCGAGGGGCGGGTGGCGGCGATGGTGGCCGGGACGCGTCGCAAGCCCGACGAGGTCGTGGGGCGCATGCGGCCGACTCACTTCCGCGAGGCCTGGGAGTACACGGTCGAGAAGGTCGCGGTGAACGCCGTGATGGCGGGCGCGAGGCCGGAGTACTTCCCCGTGATCCTGGCGCTGGCCGCCACCGGCGTGAGCGCGCGGGGCAGCACGACCAGCTCGATGGCGGCCATGGCCGTCGTCAACGGACCGATGCGTCACGAGATCGGGATGAACGCCGGAACCGGCGCCCTGGCGCCCTACAACCACGCCAACGCCACCATCGGCCGGGCCTACGGCCTCCTCTCGCAAAATCTACAAGGCGGCTCGGTGCCCGGGCTCACCTACATGGGCTCCATGGGCAACAACTACGCCTACAACAGCGTCACCTTCGCCGAGAACGAGGAGCGGAGCCCGTGGGAGCCGTTTCACGTCCAGCATGGATTGCGTCCGACCGACAGCGCCGTGAGCGTTTTCGCAGGCTGCCGCTCCACCGCCTTCACGCTCGGGCTGCGGGAGCGGCACTGGCGCGAGCACGTCGGCAACATGCTGCGGGGGATGGACCCCCACATCCCGCCGACGCTTCTGCTCGACCCCATCACGGCGCGGCAGTTCATCGACCGGGGCGGGTTCGTGAAGAAGGACGCGCTCATCGACTGGCTCTACGAGGCCGCCCGCATGCCCGCCGGCGAGTACTGGGACTACCAGCTCGTCCAGAACTACCTCTACCCGCGCGCCACCTTCGGCGAGGAGCCGTGGGCCTCGAAGCTCAAGGCCGCCCCCGACGAGCTGATCCCGATGTTCCGGCGCGAGGACATCCACGTCGTGGTCGTCGGCGGCGAGACCAACGGCTACTGGCGCATCATGGGCTGCACCTACCAGAAGACCGTCTCCGTCGACGCGTGGCGGTAG